Proteins encoded together in one Amblyomma americanum isolate KBUSLIRL-KWMA chromosome 1, ASM5285725v1, whole genome shotgun sequence window:
- the LOC144115868 gene encoding chromosome-associated kinesin KIF4A-like: MGIRCSKNADDEGIIPRAIGDIFKNMTTTTGKSFLVRVSFLEIYQEQIFDLLSNSRGRVPLAIREDKTGTVKVPNLTQHKVATADETLRLVGIGSASRITAATNMNICSSRSHAILTLTVEQQNESGGATTVAKMNFVDLAGSERAEKTKAIGERFKEGMKINHGLLSLGNVVSSLSERKFHVPYRNSKLTRLLQDSLGGSSHTVMIACISPASGNREDTLDTLRYADRARKIKNKPTANIDPTQAEIANLRQKLQEAEAALMRCTTHEVQNPIASGGAEDAELLKDKLKLALAHNAQLETENRRLAAKLQQAQDQARKQSEQVISPMEKTVSKLGEEHAPAECMSRIKELEAKVQRLERGFERKILEVKKELQELSLFKHSANSTTESHQDICASLVEGLEGQAQEIYKLQNAQDEPKKKTE; the protein is encoded by the exons ATGGGAATTCGCTGCTCAAAAAATGCTGACGATGAAGGCATAATCCCCAGGGCAATTGGGGACATCTTCAAGAACATGACAACAACCACAGGGAAGTCTTTTCTTGTGCGTGTGTCGTTCTTGGAG ATATACCAAGAACAAATATTCGACTTGCTCTCAAACAGCAGAGGGAGGGTGCCACTTGCAATTCGGGAAGACAAGACTGGTACAGTAAAG GTTCCCAACCTGACACAACACAAAGTGGCGACCGCAGATGAGACACTCAGGCTGGTTGGCATCGGCTCTGCGTCCCGGATCACTGCGGCAACAAATATGAACATCTGCTCCTCGCGGTCGCATGCCATCCTGACACTGACAGTGGAGCAACAAAACGAGAGCGGAGGTGCCACGACGGTGGCAAAAATGAATTTTGTAGATCTCGCTGGTTCCGAACGGGCTGAGAAGACCAAGGCAATTGGCGAGAGGTTCAAGGAAG GCATGAAAATAAACCATGGCCTCTTGTCTCTTGGCAATGTCGTGAGCTCTTTGAGCGAACGAAAATTCCACGTTCCGTACCGGAACTCCAAGCTGACCAGATTGCTGCAGG ATTCGCTGGGAGGTAGCAGCCACACTGTAATGATTGCCTGCATTAGTCCGGCAAGCGGCAACCGTGAGGACACGCTGGACACATTGCGCTACGCAGACCGCGCTAGGAAGATCAAGAACAAGCCAACGGCGAACATCGATCCAACGCAGGCAGAGATCGCGAACCTTCGCCAGAAG CTCCAGGAGGCTGAGGCTGCACTGATGAGGTGCACAACTCATGAGGTGCAGAACCCAATAGCATCGGGTGGAGCGGAGGACGCAGAGCTGCTCAAGGATAAGTTAAAGCTGGCGCTTGCGCACAATGCGCAGCTGGAGACAGAGAACAGGCGCTTGGCCGCCAAACTACAGCAGGCACAGGACCAGGCGAGAAAGCAATCCGAGCAGGTGATCTCT CCTATGGAAAAGACTGTCAGCAAGCTGGGCGAGGAGCACGCGCCGGCTGAATGCATGTCTCGCATCAAGGAGCTCGAGGCCAAGGTTCAGAGACTCGAGAGGGGCTTTGAGCGGAAGATCCTTGAGGTCAAGAAGGAACTCCAG GAGCTGTCCTTGTTCAAGCACTCGGCCAACTCAACGACTGAGTCTCACCAAGACATTTGTGCCTCACTGGTGGAGGGGCTGGAGGGCcag GCCCAGGAGATATACAAGCTCCAAAACGCCCAAGATGAGCCCAAGAAGAAGACTGAATAA